Proteins encoded within one genomic window of Humulus lupulus chromosome 1, drHumLupu1.1, whole genome shotgun sequence:
- the LOC133792004 gene encoding uncharacterized protein LOC133792004, with product MAAAVVGAAIADEGDRLIGLEEGMLYLPSQVLDGACDTKARTVKPVQPHRHRHHHHHLHHHRRSVVKFSVEELPNMNSIKCSNTKLPQRPKFGQHWASSGGHGMQAIFLDSAQKSCGTGVFLPQTAGSHLPPNNKKPACAPVLLPSRVVQALNLNVHALGLQISPRQDPKANRKSGGHKNINSVKHSKKTKDVVTTMPSSQCGVISQKKISSPDLFLPKEWTY from the exons ATGGCGGCTGCTGTTGTTGGTGCTGCTATTGCTGATGAAGGTGATCGGCTTATTGGTTTAGAAGAAGGAATGTTGTACCTTCCCTCTCAAGTTCTCGATGGGGCCTGTGATACAAAg GCACGTACTGTGAAACCTGTTCAACCACACCGCCACCgccaccatcaccaccaccttCACCATCACCGTCGTAGTGTCGTCAAATTTTCGGTCGAAGAACTTCCTAACAtg AACTCAATAAAGTGCAGCAATACAAAACTGCCTCAGAGACCAAAATTTGGGCAACATTGGGCATCGAGTGGAGGGCATGGAATGCAGGCCATTTTTCTAGATTCTGCCCAAAAATCATGTGGTACTGGTGTTTTCCTTCCACAAACAGCAGGCTCCCACCTACCTCCCAACAATAAAAAGCCAG CATGTGCTCCTGTTCTCCTTCCTTCCCGTGTGGTCCAAGCTCTCAACCTCAACGTGCACGCTTTAGGCCTACAAATTTCACCTCGACAAG ATCCTAAAGCCAATAGAAAGAGTGGAGGCCATAAGAACATAAACTCAGTCAAACATAGTAAAAAAACCAAGGATGTAGTGACGACGATGCCTTCGTCACAATGTGGTGTTATTTCCCAAAAAAAGATTTCTTCTCCAGATTTGTTTCTTCCAAAGGAATGGACTTATTAG